A portion of the Malassezia japonica chromosome 3, complete sequence genome contains these proteins:
- a CDS encoding lysophospholipase (MEROPS:MER0209507; COG:I; EggNog:ENOG503NZH9), with protein MAAALKTLVVPPTAGGFPSATVFLIHGLGDTAQGWVDVARMLGQQQALQHVRFVLPTAPLQPVTLNMGMKMTSWFDIYTLTDIEKDEDEAGLMRSTSLIRDLVKQEIDGSAPGLNGHGVPSNRIVVGGFSQGGAIALLAGLTSPSPIAGVVALSTWMPLRAKIEAMRTSQELFPVFQAHGTADQIVNYEFGKATHEGLRTQLGFGKLAEFHEYKGMMHSACPEEIRDLGQWLERVVPI; from the exons ATGGCCGCCGCCCTGAAGACGCTCGTTGTGCCGCCGACTGCCGGCGGCTTCCCTAGTGCTACGGTTTTCCTGATCCATGGACTCGGTGACACGGCGCAGGGATGGGtagacgtcgcgcgcatgcttggccagcagcaggcgctgcagcatgTGCGCTTCGTCCTCCCGACCGCCCCGCTGCAGCCGGTGACGCTCAACATGGGCATGAAGATGACGTCGTGGTTCGACA TTTATACGCTCACCGACATTGAaaaggacgaggacgaggcagGCCTCATGCGCAGCACAAGCCTCATCCGCGACCTCGTCAAGCAGGAGATCgacggcagcgcgccgggcctCAACGgccacggcgtgccgagcaaccgcatcgtcgtcggcggctTCTCGCagggcggcgcgatcgcgctgcttgcgggACTtacgtcgccgtcgccgatcgCGGGCGTCGTGGCGCTTTCGACGTGGATGCCCCTCCGTGCCAAGatcgaggcgatgcgcaccaGCCAGGAGCTGTTCCCGGTATTCCAGGCACACGGCACCGCGGACCAGATCGTCAACTATGAGTTCGGCAAGGCGACGCACGAGGGCCTGCGCACCCAGCTCGGCTTCGGCAAGCTTGCCGAGTTTCACGAGTACAAGGGCATGATGCACTCGGCCTGCCCAGAGGAGATCCGCGACCTGGGCCAGtggctcgagcgtgtcgtgcCGATCTGA
- the RPL34A gene encoding 60S ribosomal protein L34A (EggNog:ENOG503P2ZU; COG:J) — translation MAQRLTLRTRNSYNTKSNRRRVVKTPNGDIRYLHINKLPTSPKCGDCHTALPGVKAVRPRAYATLSKREKTVQRAYGGSRCANCVRTRVIRSFLVEESKIVKNVIKAQSKQ, via the exons ATGGCTCAGCGGCTCActctgcgcacgcgcaacTCCTACAACACCAAGTCGAACCGCCGACGGGTCGTCAAGACCCCCAACGGTGACATCCGTTACCTTCACATCAACAAGCTCCCCACCTCGCCCAAGTGCGGTGACTGCCACACCGCTCTCCCCGGTGTGAAGGCGGTGCGCCCCCGTGCGTACGCGACCCTGAGCAAGCGCGAGAAGACCGTCCAGCGCGCCTACGGTGGTAGCCGCTGCGCGAACTGCGTTCGCACTCG CGTCATCCGCTCCTTCCTTGTCGAGGAGTCGAAGATTGTGAAGAATGTCATCAAGGCTCAGTCCAAGCAGTAA
- a CDS encoding uncharacterized protein (EggNog:ENOG503NU7M; COG:K) — translation MTQNSSFDSDNNSMLFDDGLKSTSDSVHIASTSPEAVENGSEMAHSMYNSTYTDHDAAHGTASKRRADSLDSNRDGSNGTQREPSKQKSTRGARACTNCHRLKMKCEGAENGGACLRCARSGHECVFLESHRGRKSEKRRKTAAMQQAFKKMENVLFSVLQNMNEPRGANGIPGSEGVSETQSPMLVPNDERATASLSPMPEINPQTQEPDPEYFAARLQRFVAANGLDQKSTSMRNITETAVSFMQKMGMMDDNLRERLLDPNDDHHLKDLLQTVMMQNANSHPSSSHQHKASLSNVPDSARTNCLPDNTLNPLGLLAEASLQNWQRQRTADPASGNGKEREQDTVAKDYSPPGNPPDLMNRYASHDSTGRSEKPQFGLANETYFHSSLDANASLHPVAKESDCPPELLAEGLITSEEALELFSIFFHHCSLHLFLLDPEWHTPTLVCSRSPFLFTCVCSVASKFYTKRPELYVLCLRKAIKSAFDVMSRGSKSPEIVQGFLLLTLYNQPAERYEEDRTWLFAGVAIRMAQDLNLHRKCPSPPGSTLSEEEEREILNRERTWYICFCVDRTLSAQMGKPYSIREDWIIRHASEWCKHKYSRPWDLGICALVDLLRVQTRQLDFLYSSTVTPSGLNLDMDYPAILPSFNEQLNETMQYWYRLGLDSMMRAWRPIVMEHVKPSQQSSPMNGKEGEGGRPESDRAPSPLARRQGEKEGGNKSMFSSMPQNLMNLSGGMEDKIRISMLLALHEAGPPGDDADMTTRSMYYIARQAPLRYNYAVLVLNSFGLQYALERPSDGASVDKPQYLVRCVHAAKEIIATVKYGMREILRYAPDPTFVAVAYACVFLLKLIRPVFANYINEDEVIALVNYTIEVLEEAAVDPTHTPALYASFLRSLVQSRHEGGTAKHATEDGARSDAQGAGDDEPHMDGQTARLARIKQMMAARGENSATSSMRGADMTVNPTQVNPVAAGLATSDLRPKPGTDLGELHHGAMGTSLGMPMDSHPALDMHHDKESDMHGMSNDNLNATLGWDAMQFAKAQGVDVNRVLDNSFWSSLLPPGYGSGGMNPISGSSLDPARESDLFKMPPSLNMGFRTTLTPGATRASSPTLGLSSTFPL, via the coding sequence ATGACCCAGAACTCGTCGTTCGACTCGGACAATAATAGCATGCTGTTCGACGACGGCCTGAAAAGCACGTCCGACTCGGTGCACATTGCCTCGACCTCCCCAGAGGCCGTGGAGAATGGCAGCGAGATGGCTCACAGCATGTACAATTCTACTTATACCGAccacgacgctgcgcacgggACCGCCtccaagcgccgcgccgattCACTGGACTCGAATCGCGACGGGAGCaacggcacgcagcgcgagccaAGCAAGCAGAAGTCGAcgcgtggcgcacgcgcatgCACCAACTGCCACCGCCTCAAGATGAAGTGCGAGGGCGCAGAgaacggcggcgcgtgcctgcgatgcgcacgcagcggccaCGAGTGTGTCTTTCTCGAGAGCCACCGCGGCCGCAAGTCGGAGAAGCGCCGGAAGACGGCCGCGATGCAGCAGGCCTTTAAGAAGATGGAGAATGTGCTCTTCAGCGTGCTGCAGAACATGAACGAACCCCGTGGGGCGAATGGCATACCCGGCTCGGAAGGCGTTTCCGAGACCCAATCGCCCATGTTGGTTCCGAATGACGAGCGggcgaccgcctcgctctcgcccATGCCCGAAATCAATCCGCAGACGCAGGAGCCGGACCCCGAATACTTTGCTgcgcgtctgcagcgcTTTGTCGCTGCGAACGGGCTCGACCAAAAGTCAACTTCGATGCGTAACATTACCGAGACAGCGGTGAGCTTTATGCAAAAGATGGGCATGATGGACGACAatctgcgcgagcggctgctTGATCCGAACGACGACCACCACCTCAAGGACCTCCTGCAGACGGTCATGATGCAGAATGCGAACTCACATCCTTCGTCGTCGCACCAGCACAAGGCGTCGCTCAGCAACGTCCCCGACTCGGCACGCACCAACTGCCTGCCCGACAATACGCTGAACCCGCTAGGCTTACTGGCCGAAGCGAGTCTGCAGAACTggcagcgccagcgcacggcagatccggcgagcggcaacggcaaggagcgcgagcaggacACGGTCGCCAAGGACTATTCGCCTCCGGGCAATCCCCCGGACTTGATGAACCGCTACGCGTCGCACGACTCGACCGGGCGGTCAGAGAAGCCGCAGTTTGGCCTTGCCAACGAAACCTACTTCCACTCGAGTTTGGACGCGAATGCGTCGCTGCATCCCGTCGCCAAGGAGTCGGATTGCCCCCCTGAGCTCCTGGCCGAAGGCCTGATTACATcggaagaggcgctcgagctgttTAGCATCTTTTTCCATCATTGCTCGCTGCATCTCTTTTTGCTCGACCCCGAGTGGCacacgccgacgctcgtgtgctcgcgctcgcctttCCTCTTTACCTGTGTATGCTCGGTGGCGTCCAAGTTTTACACCAAGCGCCCCGAGCTCTACGTGCTAtgcctgcgcaaggcgatcAAGTCGGCCTTTGACGTGATGAGCCGCGGCAGCAAGTCGCCCGAAATCGTCCAGGGCTTCTTGCTGCTTACCCTCTACAACCAGCCCGCAGAGCGCTACGAAGAGGACCGTACGTGGCTCTttgccggcgtcgcgatcCGCATGGCGCAGGACCTGAATCTGCACCGCAAGTGCccctcgccgccgggcaGCACTTTgagcgaggaggaggagcgcgagatcCTGAACCGCGAGCGGACGTGGTACATTTGCTTCTGTGTGGACCGCACGCTCAGTGCGCAGATGGGCAAGCCGTACAGCATTCGCGAAGACTGGATCATCCGGCACGCTTCCGAGTGGTGCAAACACAAGTACAGCCGGCCGTGGGATCTGGGCATCTGTGCACTGGTCGACCTGTTGCGTGTGCAGACGCGCCAGCTCGACTTTTTGTACTCGTCGACGGTCACGCCGAGTGGTCTGAACCTGGACATGGACTACCCCGCGATCCTGCCCTCGTTCAACGAGCAGCTGAACGAGACGATGCAGTACTGGTACCGTCTTGGCCTCGATTCGATGATgcgcgcgtggcgcccGATTGTGATGGAGCACGTCAAGCCCTCTCAACAGTCGTCACCCATGAACGGCAAGGAGGGCGAGGGCGGCCGCCCCGAGTCGGACCGTGCCCCCTCGCcccttgcgcggcgccaagGCGAGAAGGAAGGCGGAAACAAATCCATGTTTTCGTCGATGCCGCAGAACCTCATGAACCTGTCGGGCGGCATGGAGGACAAGATCCGCATTTCGAtgctgcttgcgctgcacgaggccGGCCCCCCtggcgacgacgcggacATGACCACACGCTCGATGTACTACATCGCCCGCCAGGCGCCACTGCGCTACAACTATGCGGTACTTGTTTTGAACTCGTTCGGCCTGCAgtatgcgctcgagcgcccgTCGGACGGTGCGTCGGTCGACAAGCCGCAGTACCttgtgcgctgcgtgcatGCAGCGAAAGAAATCATTGCCACGGTCAAGTACGGCATGCGCGAGATTCTGCGTTACGCGCCCGACCCCACCTTTGTCGCGGTGGCCTACGCATGTGTCTTTTTACTGAAGCTCATCCGCCCCGTCTTTGCGAACTACATTaacgaggacgaggtgaTTGCTCTGGTGAATTACACcatcgaggtgctcgaggaggcAGCGGTTGATCCGACGCACACGCCCGCGCTCTATGCCTCATTCCTACGCAGCCTGGTGCAGTCGCGCCACGAAGGCGGCACTGCGAAGCACGCCACCGAGGatggcgcgcgctccgacgcgcagggcgcgggcgacgacgagccacACATGGACGGCCAGAcggcgcgtctcgcgcgcatcAAGCAGATGATGGCGGCACGTGGCGAGAactcggcgacgtcgtcgatgcgcggcgcggacATGACGGTGAACCCCACTCAAGTCAACCCCGTTGCGGCGGGTCTTGCGACGAGCGACCTGCGTCCCAAACCCGGCAcggacctcggcgagctgcaccacGGCGCGATGGGCACGAGCCTGGGCATGCCGATGGACTCCCACCCCGCGCTGGACATGCACCACGACAAGGAGTCGGATATGCACGGAATGTCCAACGACAACCTCAATGCGACACTTGGCTGGGACGCGATGCAATTTGCCAAGGCGCAAGGTGTCGACGTGAACCGTGTGCTGGACAACAGCTTCTGGTCGTCGCTCCTCCCCCCCGGTTACGGCAGTGGCGGCATGAACCCCATCAGTGGTTCGTCGCTCGACCccgcgcgcgagagcgACCTGTTCAAGATGCCCCCCTCGCTGAACATGGGCTTCCGCACGACACTGACGCCCGGCGCAACGcgtgcctcgtcgccgacgctggGCCTCTCGTCAACGTTCCCCCTATGA
- the MRPL6 gene encoding 54S ribosomal protein L6 mitochondrial (COG:J; EggNog:ENOG503NUY2) has product MDVSRSMWAALQPCARAMPRMPKVHSMNIVRSAHTRNEPVKVPPTTTVSVLDFAPQPRPTRPLSGLLRKAKTMVFSGPNGEVIVPLHHFVRVKWATNDETKERTVAFGIEDEKAKVQRGIWGLTRALTANAVKGVEEGHEVRLRLVGVGYRASVEADPLPRKHPLQVELERGRGHWYAPDQKSTEIERAERLVKASGPNERLHLRLGFSDPKLISVPYGIKATTPQPTTIILRSANKELLGQFAQQIRHLRKPEPYKGKGIFINDEQIKLKTPKKK; this is encoded by the coding sequence aTGGACGTCTCGCGAAGCATGTgggccgcgctgcagccgtgcgcgcgcgcgatgccgcgCATGCCCAAGGTCCATTCGATGAACAttgtgcgcagcgcgcacaCTCGCAATGAGCCGGTCAAggtgccgccgacgactACCGTGTCTGTGCTCGactttgcgccgcagcctcGGCCTACGCGTCCGCTCTCGGGCCTCTTGCGCAAGGCCAAGACGATGGTCTTTAGCGGCCCGAACGGCGAGGTAATCGTGCCGCTTCACCACTTTGTTCGTGTGAAGTGGGCCACGAACGACGAGACCAAGGAGCGCACGGTCGCTTTTGGCATCGAGGACGAGAAGGCCAAGGTCCAGCGTGGCATCTGGGGCCtgacgcgcgcgctcaCCGCCAACGCCGTCAAGGGCGTCGAGGAAGGCCacgaggtgcgcctgcgcctcgtcggtgtCGGTTATCGTGCAAGCGTTGAGGCGGATCCGCTGCCCCGCAAGCATCCGCTCCAGGTCGAGCTtgagcgcggccgtggccaCTGGTACGCGCCGGACCAAAAGAGCACAGAGATCGAGCGCgctgagcgcctcgtcaagGCCTCGGGTCCgaacgagcgcctgcacctgcGTCTCGGCTTCTCGGACCCGAAATTGATCTCGGTGCCGTATGGGATCAAGGCGACTACGCCGCAGCCTACGACCATTAttctgcgcagcgccaacAAGGAGCTCCTGGGCCAGTTTGCTCAGCAGATCCGCCACCTCCGGAAACCCGAACCGTACAAGGGCAAGGGCATCTTTATTAACGACGAGCAGATCAAGCTCAAGACGCCCAAGAAGAAGTag
- the HRD1 gene encoding RING-type E3 ubiquitin transferase (BUSCO:EOG09263X0V; COG:O; TransMembrane:7 (n7-18c28/29o44-68i89-109o115-134i154-178o184-204i225-252o258-276i); EggNog:ENOG503NVCJ), which yields MPRAVHASALVSAPVLACYGTASTVALAAVLLKAGLEQPDYFAAAAWITNSNGCFLVLLNFVGFVLLLSGRITQLILLGPLRRSESERFAEQLWYQLFDMSFTLTMFPIDFDLRYVLLAAVLKFTQLFHNLCGIRIEHMGQVPVLPPAFHTRMVALLAWLGATDVALCTLTLLITAQHFGPGSFMVYMSSISVLALIDCCALVAKYACECYELRQDEPWHAKSRYLFFIDLFSDLLKFITYPLCYGLFIYFGAKRATFFLPFSAVRDFGFLGFSLFKKVRELMRFRAATRDMETRYPTLSQEEVQALQDPTCIICREELVVVETTTDDNNVPKKLVCGHAFHFRCLHSWLERQQSCPTCRRNVLEDPREEPHGTQGEHAHAGAAPAQDEGAGEPADAPQRGPATLQGLLTRFPAAPGPAAGQAPRNEALFASPSAAARAMLDSPHLDPRTVDGHAPAAGPSRTVTAETDSDGVAPQSGAADTADPSRPPEDAREAVRRATLARFGTLSKKDVAPAADVPTPSRAPDLAAPTVPACEPITLDASHTAPVEQGPAEQVDHGSAAPAAPATASAAPAAGAAGAPPAAPMLIPLFDPATVPNFAPTHTAHALPGWVGTSPPASASHDTQLHEQLRLLQESQIQMQQSIARLADALQSSDKGKARTSEET from the coding sequence ATGCCTCGGGCGGTCCATGCGTCGGCGCTGGtgagcgcgccggtgcttGCGTGCTATGGGACGGCAAGCACGgttgcgctcgccgctgtGCTTCTCAAGGCgggcctcgagcagccCGACTACtttgccgcggcggcgtggatTACGAACAGCAACGGATGCTTCCTAGTGCTGCTCAACTTTGTCGGTTtcgtgctgctgctctCTGGCCGCATCACGCAGCTCATTCTGCTGGGGCCGCTCCGGCGGAGTGAGTCGGAGCGgttcgccgagcagctgtGGTACCAGCTCTTTGACATGTCCTTTACCCTGACCATGTTTCCGATCGACTTTGACCTGCGCTACGTCTTGCTGGCTGCGGTGCTCAAATTTACCCAGCTGTTCCACAACCTGTGTGGGATACGCATCGAGCACATGGGGCAAGTGCCGGTCCTCCCGCCGGCCTTTCACACGCGCATGGTTGCCTTGCTTGcgtggctcggcgcgacggaCGTCGCCCTCTGCACACTCACCCTTCTCATCACGGCGCAGCACTTTGGGCCGGGCAGCTTTATGGTGTACATGTCGTCCATCtcggtgcttgcgctgaTCGACTGCTGCGCGCTCGTGGCCAAGTACGCATGCGAGTGCtacgagctgcgccaggacgAGCCGTGGCACGCCAAGAGCCGCTACCTCTTTTTTATCGACTTGTTCTCGGACCTGCTCAAGTTTATTACCTATCCGCTGTGCTACGGCCTGTTTATCTACTTTGGCGCGAAGCGCGCCACCTTCTTCCTGCCGTtcagcgcggtgcgcgacttTGGGTTCCTGGGCTTTTCGCTGTTCAAaaaggtgcgcgagctgatGCGCTtccgcgcagcgacgcgcgacatgGAGACGCGGTACCCGACACTCTCGCAAGAAGAAGTGCAGGCACTGCAGGACCCGACGTGCATCATCTGCCGGGAGGAgctggtcgtcgtcgagacgACCACCGACGACAACAATGTCCCCAAGAAGCTCGTGTGCGGACACGCATTCCACTTCCGCTGCCTGCACTCGtggctcgagcggcagcaGAGCTgcccgacgtgccgccgaAATGTGCTCGAAGACCCGCGCGAGGAGCCGCACGGCACGCAGggcgagcacgcgcacgcgggcgccgctccggcgcaggacgagggGGCAGGCGAGCCggcagacgcgccgcagcgcggcccAGCTACGCTGCAAGGGCTCCTGACCCGTTTtccagctgcgccaggacCTGCGGCCGGTCAGGCGCCGAGGAACGAGGCACTGTTtgcgtcgcccagcgctgcggcgcgtgctaTGCTCGACTCGCCGCACCTGGATCCCCGGACGGTCGATGGGCACGCGCCGGCTGCCGGTCCTAGTAGGACGGTGACTGCCGAAACGGATTCGGACGGTGTGGCACCCCAAAGTGGTGCGGCTGACACAGCGGATCCATCGAGGCCTCCGGAAGACgcacgcgaggcggtgcgccgtgccACACTTGCGCGTTTTGGAACGCTTTCCAAAAAGGATGTGGCTCCTGCGGCCGACGTGCCTACACCGAGTCGGGCCCCCGACCTTGCGGCGCCCACCGTACCTGCATGTGAACCGATCACTTTGGATGCGTCGCACACGGCGCCTGTCGAACAGGGTcctgccgagcaggtcgatCATGGATCCGctgcgcccgcggcgcctgctactgcctccgccgcgcccgcggcTGGGGCTGCCGGTGCAcccccggcggcgccgatgcTGATTCCCTTGTTCGACCCGGCAACCGTCCCCAACTTTGCTCCGACACAcacggcgcatgcgcttcCGGGCTGGGTAGGCACCTCCCCTCCTGCGTCTGCGTCTCACGATACCCAACtgcacgagcagctgcggctCTTGCAAGAGTCGCAAATCCAGATGCAGCAATCCATCGCGCGGCTGGCCGATGCGCTACAGTCTTCTGACAAAGGCAAAGCACGCACTAGCGAGGAGACATAG